One Nicotiana tomentosiformis chromosome 4, ASM39032v3, whole genome shotgun sequence genomic window carries:
- the LOC138909199 gene encoding uncharacterized protein — MTTVSKNIVAEINKGLKLNGDNYETWSLKVQYVLKEQEALEAINNVMNEPEEDDTSQPRREREAYDSWNKKNSIARITLLSTLDDDIIREFKDHQRALDLWNALRKRFGTCSTTRLRSLTIKFDSFKKRPEHSMKTHLRQMANMIEELKDAGHVLTDEQQIQAVIRSLPSS, encoded by the coding sequence ATGACTACTGTTTCGAAAAATATTGTTGCTGAGATCAACAAAGGGTTGAAACTCAATGGTGACAACTATGAAACCTGGAGCTTGAAAGTCCAGTATGTGCTAAAGGAGCAAGAGGCTCTGGAGGCCATTAACAATGTCATGAATGAGCCTGAGGAAGACGACACTTCTCAGCCTAGGCGTGAGCGTGAAGCCTATGACAGTTGGAATAAAAAGAACTCCATTGCTCGCATTACGTTGTTGAGCACCTTAGATGATGACATTATAAGGGAGTTTAAGGATCACCAAAGAGCTTTGGATCTTTGGAATGCTTTGAGGAAAAGGTTTGGTACTTGTTCCACTACAAGGTTGCGATCCTTAACGATCAAATTTGACTCATTTAAGAAACGCCCAGAACATTCAATGAAAACACATCTGAGGCAAATGGCAAATATGATCGAGGAGTTGAAAGATGCTGGTCATGTGTTGACTGATGAACAACAAATACAAGCTGTCATACGCTCTTTACCTAGTTCTTAA